The following are encoded together in the Ciona intestinalis unplaced genomic scaffold, KH HT001133.1, whole genome shotgun sequence genome:
- the LOC100178549 gene encoding MAP kinase-activating death domain protein isoform X5 → MSHNGNKKEVSRLIDYLAIVGVKHPNGSSKQNPVLLHRYPETNHADFQFTNEVCYFCQPEGCINVCRRPNKILHEDTSSFVFTLTEKDSGFVRYGVCVNFYRPFEKKDLAKLRSKNRQSRTKINKAETPDATDQLGNGQKVGTINKKILSSPQRKHRAFRTHTLTSLCIISRNPFISTFRRCLLTLKRIIEACYQRTNAKNGKGSKHTQSIWSVLAGCGAGNVSGVVTHDLREIESWIANLISCPVPLPGKNKVTLQLLPPCVQTPSTIALPDPTRLTLLDFPLHLPLELLGIELCLSTLTAVMLEHKVILISRDYNALTMSIMALISMLYPLQYMFPVIPLLPQCMPGSEQLLLAPTPYVIGLPSSFIESKKHFNFPNDVWTVDLDANKLTPPANGMSLPSLPEPQGGLLKNQLKQALQSMSLHNSDVRDEGKPPRTPDEETFNPTIYGGDVDSVDVATRVAMIRFLCSSNTLQYYTDHTRTLRLYPRPVVAFQQHSFMQSRAKPSEFTLQLSQTQAVEYLGEWSLSPDNVAFLRINNNIFDPQLIGDKPKWFAHSLFNVDHSTHDGSKTLVVAVTMADEITGADQSDAPTDESGSESELLSDDYSSFSDSDDSAEVKQVETEQEVDEDVNGVDDEGVVGGDEDEPPPDPIVTAATSVDSPTTSTASSDSDVTNDVIATMSPMATKPPEHRSPFPSIKAPRKTLIDHRSVVRHGSPLPPTIPHQSPATNTATHLNNKDNQGFLKDMCEGVLGGHGVGWFNMKRVRKLMESESLRLFLLQRLNQSTQDEGNNDFVEDIEISIKVYRGMLELLKCVLSGLECTYNTRHGLGGMASTFQLLEISHTHYYAKELKPKDRESYRGSIDKLNDSQPSDVAPPSGPFDTRSLAEDISSIVSKLGTQVSNKSDSSSSGKDGGSVKSVPHLSEDRMSLASESMSSNHPLEERTSELRYRNGKLIRVDSDFGDDEERIFLYEGLLGGGKSSLLMQLEGAALETTFNLSKERSKVWDEMQFWEDVFLDAVAMERDAVGMDQGPTDMIERYRALGSSERKRLEDEEDRLLSTMLYNLISYMLMMGVQCKDIKRKVRRLLGKSHVGLSHSAEINLLLDVVHELRGVAVDLKPCGSRHIRKQSFVVHSGTDTTGDVLFMEVCDDAIIVRTGFGTICERWWYEKLINMTFCPKTKVLCLWQRKGQETQLNKFYTKKCRELYRCVKEAMEKAAARHNEPELGGEFPIQDMKTHECGLLQVTLDGINLKFINSQGVKKVFLGLKTIRKCNTIKGIFILEEYNRDTDEVTIHKFKSALANEICYAVLCLFSYVAAARRADR, encoded by the exons atgTCACACAATGGCAATAAAAAGGAGGTGTCACGTTTAATTGACTACCTGGCGATTGTTGGTGTCAAGCACCCCAACGGAAGTTCCAAACAAAACCCGGTGTTACTTCATAG GTACCCCGAAACCAACCACGCCGACTTTCAGTTCACCAACGAGGTTTGTTACTTCTGCCAACCTGAGGGGTGCATCAACGTTTGTAGAAG GCCAAACAAGATCCTCCACGAGGACACATCGTCGTTCGTGTTCACCCTCACAGAGAAAGATAGTGGCTTCGTCAGGTACGGGGTGTGCGTCAACTTTTACCGACCTTTCGAGAAGAAAGATTTAGCAAAACTTCGAAGCAAGAATCGCCAATCAAGAACAAAGATAAA caaAGCGGAAACACCTGACGCAACCGACCAATTAGGAAACGGACAAAAAGTTGGAACAATCAACAAAA AAATCTTATCGAGCCCCCAACGTAAGCACAGAGCGTTCCGTACCCACACGTTGACATCTTTATGCATCATCAGCAGAAACCCTTTTATATCAACTTTCAGAAG ATGTTTATTAACGTTGAAACGAATAATTGAGGCGTGTTACCAACGAACCAACGCCAAGAATGGGAAAGGTTCGAAACATACGCAAAG CATATGGAGTGTCCTTGCTGGTTGTGGGGCTGGCAATGTGTCAGGTGTTGTAACGCACGATTTACGGGAGATTGAATCGTGGATAGCAAACCTTATATCTTGTCCTGTTCCTTTACCCGGGAAGAATAAAGTTACGTTACAGTTGTTGCCGCCCTGCGTGCAG ACCCCGTCCACGATAGCCCTCCCCGACCCAACCCGTCTCACCCTACTCGACTTTCCCCTCCATCTACCGTTGGAATTGTTGGGAATCGAACTTTGCTTGTCAACGCTCACTGCTGTTATGCTCGAACATAAG GTGATTCTAATATCCCGTGATTACAACGCACTCACGATGTCCATCATGGCTCTCATAAGCATGTTGTATCCTCTGCAATATATGTTCCCGGTGATTCCCCTGCTACCCCAATGCATGCCGGGGTCGGAACAATTATTACTTGCCCCCACCCCGTATGTGATCGGATTACCATCCTCGTTTATTGAATCGAAGAAACATTTCAACTTCCCCAACGATGTATGGACGGTGGATCTCGATGCTAACAAG CTAACCCCGCCAGCCAACGGGATGTCCCTTCCTTCCTTACCCGAACCACAAGGAGGGTTGCTGAAGAACCAACTTAAACAG GCGCTACAAAGCATGTCTCTCCACAACTCCGATGTTAGAGATGAAGGGAAACCCCCCAGGACCCCAGATGAAGAGACGTTTAACCCGACAATATATGGGGGCGACGTGGACAGCGTGGATGTCGCTACAAG AGTTGCAAtgataagatttctatgttcgTCCAACACCCTCCAATATTACACGGACCACACTCGCACGTTACGATTATATCCTCGGCCGGTGGTGGCGTTTCAACAACACAGCTTCATGCAGTCAAG ggcGAAACCAAGTGAGTTCACGCTTCAGTTGTCGCAAACACAAGCCGTTGAATATTTGGGCGAATGGTCGTTGTCGCCCGATAATGTGGCTTTCCTGAGGATTAATAATA ACATATTTGATCCCCAGTTGATTGGGGACAAACCGAAGTGGTTTGCGCACAGTTTGTTCAACGTTGACCACTCAACACACGATGGCAGTAAAACCTTGGTTGTCGCGGTAACGATGGCGGACGAGATAACCGGGGCCGACCAATCAGACGCACCCACTGATGAAAGTg GAAGTGAATCGGAACTTCTCTCGGATGATTACTCGTCGTTTTCCGATTCCGATGACTCAGCAGAAGTAAAACAAGTTGAAACTGAG CAGGAGGTCGACGAAGATGTCAATGGTGTTGACGATGAAGGTGTTGTTGGGGGGGATGAAGATG AACCACCGCCCGACCCCATCGTAACCGCGGCAACAAGTGTGGATTCCCCCACCACATCGACTGCGTCCAGCGATAGTGATGTCACTAATGATGTCATAGCAACCATGTCACCCATGGCAACCAAACCACCAGAACATCGATCACCGTTTCCCAGCATCAAAG CCCCTCGTAAAACCTTGATTGATCATCGTTCGGTTGTTCGTCACGGATCACCGCTTCCACCCACCATACCCCACCAATCACCCGCCACAAATACCGCCACACACCTCAATAATAAAGATAATCAAGGTTTCCTTAAA gacATGTGTGAAGGTGTATTAGGGGGTCACGGGGTCGGTTGGTTCAACATGAAACGGGTACGTAAGTTGATGGAATCGGAGTCGCTGAGGTTGTTTCTGCTTCAACGACTCAACCAATCAACGCAGGACGAGGGAAATAATGATTTTGTTGAGGACATT GAGATTAGCATCAAAGTTTACCGTGGAATGTTGGAGTTGTTGAAATGCGTGTTGAGTGGGTTGGAATGTACGTATAACACAAGGCATGGGTTGGGGGGGATGGCTTCTACATTTCAACTTTTAGAGATATCGCACACACATTATTACGCCAAAG AATTGAAACCAAAAGATCGCGAAAGTTATCGGGGAAGTATCGACAAGTTGAACGACTCGCAACCCAGTGATGTGGCGCCACCATCTGGCCCGTTTGACACTCGAAGCTTGGCCGAAGATATCTCTAGTATCg TTTCCAAACTTGGGACACAAG tttCGAACAAAAGTGATTCTTCAAGTTCGGGGAAAGATGGCGGGAGTGTGAAGAGCGTCCCACATTTATCggag GACCGCATGAGCCTCGCATCGGAATCCATGAGCAGCAACCATCCACTGGAGGAAAGAACATCCGAGCTTCGGTATCGGAACGGAAAGTTGATTCGCGTCGATTCTGACTTCGGGGACGACGAGGAAAGAATCTTCCTTTATGAGGGGTTGCTGG GAGGTGGGAAGTCGTCCTTGTTGATGCAGTTAGAAGGGGCTGCTCTTGAAACTACCTTTAATTTAA GTAAGGAACGTTCCAAGGTTTGGGACGAAATGCAATTCTGGGAGGATGTGTTTCTCGATGCTGTTGCCATGGAGAGGGACGCCGTGGGAATGGATCAAGGACCTACGGATATGATTGAAAG ATACCGAGCGTTGGGGAGCAGTGAGAGGAAACGATTGGAAGACGAGGAGGATCGATTGTTGTCCACCATGTTGTATAATCTTATATCATATATGTTGATGATGGGGGTGCAGTGTAAGGATATCAAACGGAAG GTTCGTCGTTTGTTGGGGAAGTCCCACGTGGGGTTGTCCCACAGCGCGGAGATTAATTTATTGCTTGACGTCGTGCATGAGTTGCGTGGGGTGGCTGTGGATTTGAAGCCGTGCGGAAGTCGTCACATCCGGAAACAATCGTTCGTCGTTCATTCGGGAACAGATACAACGGGGGATGTGTTGTTTATGGAG GTATGCGACGATGCGATAATCGTGCGCACGGGGTTCGGCACAATATGCGAACGATGGTGGTACGAGAAGTTGATCAACATGACTTTCTGTCCCAAAACTAAAGTTCTGTGTTTGTGGCAACGTAAAGGACAAGAAACGCAACTTAATAAATTCTACacgaaaaag tgtCGAGAATTGTATCGTTGCGTGAAAGAAGCCATGGAGAAAGCAGCAGCTCGTCATAATG AACCTGAGCTTGGAGGGGAGTTCCCCATCCAAGATATGAAGACGCACGAGTGTGGGTTACTTCAGGTCACCCTGGATGGCATCAACCTTAAGTTTATCAACAGTCAG GGGGTTAAAAAG GTTTTCCTTGGCTTGAAGACGATTCGCAAATGCAACACCATCAAAGGGATATTTATCCTTGAGGAATATA ATCGCGACACAGATGAGGTCACAATACACAAGTTCAAGTCAGCGCTCGCTAACGAAATATGTTACgctgttttatgtttgttctCGTATGTGGCAGCGGCACGAAGGGCTGACCGCTGA
- the LOC100178549 gene encoding MAP kinase-activating death domain protein isoform X1, protein MSHNGNKKEVSRLIDYLAIVGVKHPNGSSKQNPVLLHRYPETNHADFQFTNEVCYFCQPEGCINVCRRPNKILHEDTSSFVFTLTEKDSGFVRYGVCVNFYRPFEKKDLAKLRSKNRQSRTKINKAETPDATDQLGNGQKVGTINKSDETKKHCCEILSSPQRKHRAFRTHTLTSLCIISRNPFISTFRRCLLTLKRIIEACYQRTNAKNGKGSKHTQSIWSVLAGCGAGNVSGVVTHDLREIESWIANLISCPVPLPGKNKVTLQLLPPCVQTPSTIALPDPTRLTLLDFPLHLPLELLGIELCLSTLTAVMLEHKVILISRDYNALTMSIMALISMLYPLQYMFPVIPLLPQCMPGSEQLLLAPTPYVIGLPSSFIESKKHFNFPNDVWTVDLDANKLTPPANGMSLPSLPEPQGGLLKNQLKQALQSMSLHNSDVRDEGKPPRTPDEETFNPTIYGGDVDSVDVATRVAMIRFLCSSNTLQYYTDHTRTLRLYPRPVVAFQQHSFMQSRAKPSEFTLQLSQTQAVEYLGEWSLSPDNVAFLRINNNIFDPQLIGDKPKWFAHSLFNVDHSTHDGSKTLVVAVTMADEITGADQSDAPTDESGSESELLSDDYSSFSDSDDSAEVKQVETEQEVDEDVNGVDDEGVVGGDEDEPPPDPIVTAATSVDSPTTSTASSDSDVTNDVIATMSPMATKPPEHRSPFPSIKAPRKTLIDHRSVVRHGSPLPPTIPHQSPATNTATHLNNKDNQGFLKDMCEGVLGGHGVGWFNMKRVRKLMESESLRLFLLQRLNQSTQDEGNNDFVEDIEISIKVYRGMLELLKCVLSGLECTYNTRHGLGGMASTFQLLEISHTHYYAKELKPKDRESYRGSIDKLNDSQPSDVAPPSGPFDTRSLAEDISSIVSKLGTQVSNKSDSSSSGKDGGSVKSVPHLSEDRMSLASESMSSNHPLEERTSELRYRNGKLIRVDSDFGDDEERIFLYEGLLGGGKSSLLMQLEGAALETTFNLSKERSKVWDEMQFWEDVFLDAVAMERDAVGMDQGPTDMIERYRALGSSERKRLEDEEDRLLSTMLYNLISYMLMMGVQCKDIKRKVRRLLGKSHVGLSHSAEINLLLDVVHELRGVAVDLKPCGSRHIRKQSFVVHSGTDTTGDVLFMEVCDDAIIVRTGFGTICERWWYEKLINMTFCPKTKVLCLWQRKGQETQLNKFYTKKCRELYRCVKEAMEKAAARHNEPELGGEFPIQDMKTHECGLLQVTLDGINLKFINSQGVKKVFLGLKTIRKCNTIKGIFILEEYNRDTDEVTIHKFKSALANEICYAVLCLFSYVAAARRADR, encoded by the exons atgTCACACAATGGCAATAAAAAGGAGGTGTCACGTTTAATTGACTACCTGGCGATTGTTGGTGTCAAGCACCCCAACGGAAGTTCCAAACAAAACCCGGTGTTACTTCATAG GTACCCCGAAACCAACCACGCCGACTTTCAGTTCACCAACGAGGTTTGTTACTTCTGCCAACCTGAGGGGTGCATCAACGTTTGTAGAAG GCCAAACAAGATCCTCCACGAGGACACATCGTCGTTCGTGTTCACCCTCACAGAGAAAGATAGTGGCTTCGTCAGGTACGGGGTGTGCGTCAACTTTTACCGACCTTTCGAGAAGAAAGATTTAGCAAAACTTCGAAGCAAGAATCGCCAATCAAGAACAAAGATAAA caaAGCGGAAACACCTGACGCAACCGACCAATTAGGAAACGGACAAAAAGTTGGAACAATCAACAAAAGTGAtgaaacaaagaaacattGTTGTG AAATCTTATCGAGCCCCCAACGTAAGCACAGAGCGTTCCGTACCCACACGTTGACATCTTTATGCATCATCAGCAGAAACCCTTTTATATCAACTTTCAGAAG ATGTTTATTAACGTTGAAACGAATAATTGAGGCGTGTTACCAACGAACCAACGCCAAGAATGGGAAAGGTTCGAAACATACGCAAAG CATATGGAGTGTCCTTGCTGGTTGTGGGGCTGGCAATGTGTCAGGTGTTGTAACGCACGATTTACGGGAGATTGAATCGTGGATAGCAAACCTTATATCTTGTCCTGTTCCTTTACCCGGGAAGAATAAAGTTACGTTACAGTTGTTGCCGCCCTGCGTGCAG ACCCCGTCCACGATAGCCCTCCCCGACCCAACCCGTCTCACCCTACTCGACTTTCCCCTCCATCTACCGTTGGAATTGTTGGGAATCGAACTTTGCTTGTCAACGCTCACTGCTGTTATGCTCGAACATAAG GTGATTCTAATATCCCGTGATTACAACGCACTCACGATGTCCATCATGGCTCTCATAAGCATGTTGTATCCTCTGCAATATATGTTCCCGGTGATTCCCCTGCTACCCCAATGCATGCCGGGGTCGGAACAATTATTACTTGCCCCCACCCCGTATGTGATCGGATTACCATCCTCGTTTATTGAATCGAAGAAACATTTCAACTTCCCCAACGATGTATGGACGGTGGATCTCGATGCTAACAAG CTAACCCCGCCAGCCAACGGGATGTCCCTTCCTTCCTTACCCGAACCACAAGGAGGGTTGCTGAAGAACCAACTTAAACAG GCGCTACAAAGCATGTCTCTCCACAACTCCGATGTTAGAGATGAAGGGAAACCCCCCAGGACCCCAGATGAAGAGACGTTTAACCCGACAATATATGGGGGCGACGTGGACAGCGTGGATGTCGCTACAAG AGTTGCAAtgataagatttctatgttcgTCCAACACCCTCCAATATTACACGGACCACACTCGCACGTTACGATTATATCCTCGGCCGGTGGTGGCGTTTCAACAACACAGCTTCATGCAGTCAAG ggcGAAACCAAGTGAGTTCACGCTTCAGTTGTCGCAAACACAAGCCGTTGAATATTTGGGCGAATGGTCGTTGTCGCCCGATAATGTGGCTTTCCTGAGGATTAATAATA ACATATTTGATCCCCAGTTGATTGGGGACAAACCGAAGTGGTTTGCGCACAGTTTGTTCAACGTTGACCACTCAACACACGATGGCAGTAAAACCTTGGTTGTCGCGGTAACGATGGCGGACGAGATAACCGGGGCCGACCAATCAGACGCACCCACTGATGAAAGTg GAAGTGAATCGGAACTTCTCTCGGATGATTACTCGTCGTTTTCCGATTCCGATGACTCAGCAGAAGTAAAACAAGTTGAAACTGAG CAGGAGGTCGACGAAGATGTCAATGGTGTTGACGATGAAGGTGTTGTTGGGGGGGATGAAGATG AACCACCGCCCGACCCCATCGTAACCGCGGCAACAAGTGTGGATTCCCCCACCACATCGACTGCGTCCAGCGATAGTGATGTCACTAATGATGTCATAGCAACCATGTCACCCATGGCAACCAAACCACCAGAACATCGATCACCGTTTCCCAGCATCAAAG CCCCTCGTAAAACCTTGATTGATCATCGTTCGGTTGTTCGTCACGGATCACCGCTTCCACCCACCATACCCCACCAATCACCCGCCACAAATACCGCCACACACCTCAATAATAAAGATAATCAAGGTTTCCTTAAA gacATGTGTGAAGGTGTATTAGGGGGTCACGGGGTCGGTTGGTTCAACATGAAACGGGTACGTAAGTTGATGGAATCGGAGTCGCTGAGGTTGTTTCTGCTTCAACGACTCAACCAATCAACGCAGGACGAGGGAAATAATGATTTTGTTGAGGACATT GAGATTAGCATCAAAGTTTACCGTGGAATGTTGGAGTTGTTGAAATGCGTGTTGAGTGGGTTGGAATGTACGTATAACACAAGGCATGGGTTGGGGGGGATGGCTTCTACATTTCAACTTTTAGAGATATCGCACACACATTATTACGCCAAAG AATTGAAACCAAAAGATCGCGAAAGTTATCGGGGAAGTATCGACAAGTTGAACGACTCGCAACCCAGTGATGTGGCGCCACCATCTGGCCCGTTTGACACTCGAAGCTTGGCCGAAGATATCTCTAGTATCg TTTCCAAACTTGGGACACAAG tttCGAACAAAAGTGATTCTTCAAGTTCGGGGAAAGATGGCGGGAGTGTGAAGAGCGTCCCACATTTATCggag GACCGCATGAGCCTCGCATCGGAATCCATGAGCAGCAACCATCCACTGGAGGAAAGAACATCCGAGCTTCGGTATCGGAACGGAAAGTTGATTCGCGTCGATTCTGACTTCGGGGACGACGAGGAAAGAATCTTCCTTTATGAGGGGTTGCTGG GAGGTGGGAAGTCGTCCTTGTTGATGCAGTTAGAAGGGGCTGCTCTTGAAACTACCTTTAATTTAA GTAAGGAACGTTCCAAGGTTTGGGACGAAATGCAATTCTGGGAGGATGTGTTTCTCGATGCTGTTGCCATGGAGAGGGACGCCGTGGGAATGGATCAAGGACCTACGGATATGATTGAAAG ATACCGAGCGTTGGGGAGCAGTGAGAGGAAACGATTGGAAGACGAGGAGGATCGATTGTTGTCCACCATGTTGTATAATCTTATATCATATATGTTGATGATGGGGGTGCAGTGTAAGGATATCAAACGGAAG GTTCGTCGTTTGTTGGGGAAGTCCCACGTGGGGTTGTCCCACAGCGCGGAGATTAATTTATTGCTTGACGTCGTGCATGAGTTGCGTGGGGTGGCTGTGGATTTGAAGCCGTGCGGAAGTCGTCACATCCGGAAACAATCGTTCGTCGTTCATTCGGGAACAGATACAACGGGGGATGTGTTGTTTATGGAG GTATGCGACGATGCGATAATCGTGCGCACGGGGTTCGGCACAATATGCGAACGATGGTGGTACGAGAAGTTGATCAACATGACTTTCTGTCCCAAAACTAAAGTTCTGTGTTTGTGGCAACGTAAAGGACAAGAAACGCAACTTAATAAATTCTACacgaaaaag tgtCGAGAATTGTATCGTTGCGTGAAAGAAGCCATGGAGAAAGCAGCAGCTCGTCATAATG AACCTGAGCTTGGAGGGGAGTTCCCCATCCAAGATATGAAGACGCACGAGTGTGGGTTACTTCAGGTCACCCTGGATGGCATCAACCTTAAGTTTATCAACAGTCAG GGGGTTAAAAAG GTTTTCCTTGGCTTGAAGACGATTCGCAAATGCAACACCATCAAAGGGATATTTATCCTTGAGGAATATA ATCGCGACACAGATGAGGTCACAATACACAAGTTCAAGTCAGCGCTCGCTAACGAAATATGTTACgctgttttatgtttgttctCGTATGTGGCAGCGGCACGAAGGGCTGACCGCTGA